Proteins encoded together in one Polaribacter reichenbachii window:
- a CDS encoding nucleoid-associated protein, with the protein MIKKTRAEITKCILHKVANKFNSGQNVFSEDLIRFDQEGYDLMKGFLLKPFGSLTQSYRFSHHADVRLNELNNYASEIFKDENTFIEYSKNIVNHLYEQSNSAQIKTGDVIVVFIEGIEYKDVLTEAIGVFKIENKVDFFQTYLDDNDSFDVVVQKGISTKRIDKGCLILNTSDVEGTVVFSVDNNNYDAQYWIKNFLSVKLADDYNSHTQNYLELCKEFSEEVIKPEFGKHEQGNFLANTVDYFKEHEAVDYHDFKDEIFEEDKHKDLFEDYKKHYEDLNDVLIRNNFDVSGVVLKKEKSKLKTEIKLDTNINIKLDVDAPDAASEYLERGYDEEKKMKYYKVYFNEEK; encoded by the coding sequence ATGATTAAAAAAACAAGAGCAGAAATCACAAAATGCATTTTGCACAAAGTCGCTAATAAATTCAATAGTGGTCAGAATGTGTTTTCAGAAGATTTAATTCGTTTCGATCAAGAAGGTTACGATTTAATGAAAGGTTTTTTATTAAAACCATTTGGTAGTTTAACACAAAGTTATCGATTTTCTCATCATGCAGATGTACGTTTAAATGAGTTAAATAACTATGCATCCGAAATTTTTAAAGACGAAAATACGTTTATAGAATATTCTAAAAACATCGTAAATCATTTGTACGAACAATCGAATTCTGCACAAATAAAAACAGGAGATGTAATTGTTGTTTTTATAGAAGGTATAGAATATAAAGATGTATTAACAGAAGCAATTGGTGTTTTTAAAATAGAGAATAAAGTCGACTTTTTTCAGACCTATTTAGATGATAATGACAGTTTTGATGTTGTAGTTCAAAAAGGAATATCAACCAAAAGAATAGATAAAGGTTGTTTAATTTTAAACACATCAGATGTAGAAGGTACAGTTGTTTTTTCTGTAGATAATAATAATTACGATGCACAATATTGGATAAAGAATTTTCTTTCTGTAAAATTAGCAGATGATTACAATTCGCATACACAAAACTATTTAGAGTTGTGTAAAGAGTTTTCAGAAGAAGTTATAAAACCAGAATTTGGAAAACATGAACAAGGTAATTTCTTGGCAAATACCGTAGATTATTTTAAAGAACACGAAGCTGTAGATTATCACGATTTTAAAGACGAAATTTTCGAAGAAGACAAACACAAAGATTTATTCGAAGATTATAAAAAACACTACGAAGATTTAAACGATGTGTTAATCAGAAATAATTTTGATGTTTCTGGTGTTGTTTTAAAGAAAGAAAAAAGCAAGCTAAAAACCGAAATTAAGTTAGATACCAACATCAACATAAAATTAGATGTAGATGCACCAGATGCAGCTTCAGAATATTTAGAAAGAGGCTATGATGAAGAGAAAAAAATGAAATATTACAAAGTATATTTTAACGAGGAAAAGTAA
- the lipB gene encoding lipoyl(octanoyl) transferase LipB has protein sequence MNRNIELKDLSVKDYKETWDYQTELLQETVDVKISNRRNDLQETTKNHFLFVEHPHVYTLGKSGDMSNLLLNENQLKEKGATFYKINRGGDITYHGPGQIVGYPILDLENFFTDIHKYLRLLEETIILTIAEYGIKGTRSEGETGVWLDVGTPFARKICAMGIRSSRWVTMHGFALNANVNLGYFDNIIPCGIRGKAVTSMEAELGKKVDLEEVKTKILKHFKTLFEVNEFIS, from the coding sequence ATGAACAGAAACATCGAATTAAAAGACTTATCAGTTAAGGATTACAAGGAAACTTGGGATTATCAAACTGAATTACTACAAGAAACCGTAGACGTTAAGATTTCTAATCGTAGAAATGATTTACAAGAAACTACTAAAAATCACTTTTTGTTTGTTGAGCATCCGCATGTGTATACTTTAGGAAAAAGTGGTGATATGAGTAATTTATTGTTGAATGAAAATCAGCTAAAAGAAAAAGGTGCTACTTTTTATAAAATTAATAGAGGTGGAGATATTACTTATCATGGACCAGGACAAATTGTAGGTTACCCAATTTTAGATTTAGAAAATTTCTTTACTGATATTCATAAATACTTGCGTTTATTAGAAGAAACTATAATTTTAACCATTGCAGAATATGGTATAAAAGGTACAAGAAGTGAAGGAGAAACTGGAGTTTGGCTGGATGTTGGAACGCCTTTTGCTCGTAAAATTTGTGCTATGGGTATTCGTTCTTCTAGATGGGTAACAATGCACGGCTTTGCTTTAAATGCAAATGTGAATTTAGGTTATTTTGATAATATAATTCCTTGCGGAATTCGTGGTAAAGCTGTTACTTCTATGGAAGCTGAATTGGGTAAAAAAGTTGATTTAGAAGAAGTGAAAACTAAAATTTTAAAGCATTTTAAAACACTTTTTGAGGTGAATGAGTTTATTTCTTAA
- a CDS encoding reprolysin-like metallopeptidase yields MFFLSVFQINAQENWQKISKTNYTKKETAVFSKKHFPKQYNLVSLNLESFSSNIKSKSKKTNNIIELPDANGELQKFRVIESSNFEVELQEKFPEIKSYSAQGIDDPTAIAKISMGTDGFHGVIFSGHHKTTYIDPYSKNNQDYIVYNRSSISKEKDDFECIVEETASKELAFSEAAKNADDGKLRTFRLALVCSGEYAQFHLTRQNISSAATDAVKKAAVLSAMNTSMSRINGVFEKDLSVKLVIVGNNDDVIFLDEDTDNITDGNADTMIDEVQSICDSQIGSSNYDIGHIFSVGGDGLAGLGVVCIAGQKARGVTGIAAPVGDPYDIDYVVHEMGHQFGATHTQNNDCNRTSSTAVEPGSGSTIMGYAGICTPNVIGTGSATGNSDDYFHAVSIAQMWSHIQTSGSCAVTSNTNNTAPTANAGLDYSIPKSTPFKLEGVATDTDGLTSLTYNWEQIDNEVFLDVDDNPVMPPMSVNDIGPMFRSLPSKTTPVRYMPELATIIAGNSSTTWEVLPSVARDLNFSFLVRDNNVGGGSTARDDVKITVTDATAFTVNTPNSAVIWDVGSTQNITWNNGTTNQAPINCSSVNIRLSTDGGITFPILLKTNTSNDGSESIIIPDNATSSARIMVEAADNIFYNVNSTNFTIKSTTPTFVLNNSSGTQIACNSGNETIDYTLNFDFVNGFSETVTLSATGQPSGSAVTFNPTTINNDGNVTMSVSNLDGKTAQDYIISVLGSSISVTQSLDVDLKLTSQTFNTLNLTSPTNGATNIVLTGDLIWDANSNATSYDVQIATEAGFTNIVSSGNVATNLYTTDNLSGLTEYFWRVKPKNDCGEGSYSTVYSFTTFSPSYCGSTFTDDAGGAEHIQNVTFGSINNTSNNDILDGYEDFTTLNTNVLRGDTSQISVTFDTAGFQDHCYVFIDWNQDFIFDNDTERYDLGSETEDVGTRTFNITVPSDARFGQTRMRVIIEYDDPTNGFGLGACDSDHLTEWGETEDYSVTVAEIGGYSILTTSETCVDENDGIIQIENKQDNLIRQLLITGPSTNINQSFNSSNFSLFDVAPGDYEICITTNSLEITNCFEVTIKEAQPISLKLTTAKSLNTYSFKIEEGTPPFNVYLNSELIAVSSEKEFDLEINKTGKLEVKTAKECEGLFKKSIGEVILKQNPVSSFIELQLPMGIEKTMIETTVFDINGKLIFRKEFKRENDVLQIPFKEYVNGFYILKLSLENATPIKILKQ; encoded by the coding sequence GTGTTTTTTTTGAGTGTTTTCCAAATCAATGCACAAGAAAACTGGCAAAAGATTTCTAAAACAAATTATACAAAGAAAGAAACTGCTGTTTTTAGTAAAAAACATTTCCCAAAGCAATACAATTTGGTTTCTTTAAACTTAGAAAGTTTTTCTTCTAATATCAAATCAAAATCAAAAAAAACAAACAATATTATAGAATTACCAGATGCAAATGGAGAGTTGCAGAAATTTCGTGTAATAGAATCTTCAAATTTTGAGGTGGAATTACAAGAGAAATTTCCAGAAATAAAATCATATTCAGCACAAGGTATTGATGACCCAACTGCAATTGCTAAAATAAGTATGGGTACAGATGGTTTTCATGGAGTTATTTTTTCTGGTCATCATAAAACAACTTATATAGATCCTTATTCAAAAAATAATCAAGATTATATTGTTTACAATAGAAGTAGTATTTCTAAAGAAAAAGATGATTTTGAATGTATAGTAGAAGAAACAGCAAGTAAAGAACTTGCTTTTTCTGAAGCAGCAAAAAATGCAGACGATGGTAAATTAAGGACCTTTAGATTGGCATTGGTTTGTAGTGGAGAGTATGCACAGTTTCATTTAACAAGACAAAATATTTCATCAGCAGCAACAGATGCCGTGAAAAAAGCGGCAGTTTTATCAGCAATGAATACATCAATGTCAAGAATTAATGGTGTTTTCGAAAAAGATTTGTCAGTTAAATTAGTAATTGTAGGTAATAATGATGATGTAATTTTTTTAGATGAAGATACAGATAATATCACTGATGGTAATGCTGATACTATGATAGATGAAGTACAATCTATTTGTGATTCGCAAATAGGTTCATCTAATTATGATATTGGACATATTTTTAGTGTTGGTGGAGATGGTTTGGCAGGTTTAGGAGTTGTTTGTATTGCTGGGCAAAAAGCAAGAGGGGTTACAGGTATTGCTGCTCCTGTTGGAGATCCTTATGATATTGACTATGTGGTTCATGAAATGGGGCATCAATTTGGGGCAACACACACACAAAATAACGATTGTAATAGAACAAGTTCTACAGCAGTAGAGCCTGGTAGTGGTTCTACGATTATGGGTTATGCAGGTATTTGTACTCCTAATGTAATTGGTACTGGTTCTGCAACTGGTAATAGTGATGATTATTTTCATGCAGTAAGTATCGCTCAAATGTGGAGCCATATTCAAACTTCAGGTAGTTGTGCAGTTACTTCAAATACAAATAATACAGCACCTACAGCTAATGCAGGTTTAGATTATTCAATTCCAAAATCTACACCTTTTAAATTAGAAGGTGTAGCTACAGATACAGATGGTTTAACCTCTTTAACTTATAATTGGGAGCAGATAGATAATGAAGTTTTTTTAGATGTAGATGATAATCCTGTAATGCCACCCATGTCTGTAAATGATATTGGGCCAATGTTTAGATCTTTGCCTTCTAAAACTACACCTGTTAGATATATGCCAGAATTGGCAACGATAATTGCAGGTAATTCTTCTACAACTTGGGAGGTTTTACCTTCTGTTGCAAGAGATTTAAATTTTTCTTTTTTAGTAAGAGATAATAATGTTGGTGGAGGAAGCACAGCAAGAGACGATGTTAAAATTACAGTTACAGATGCTACTGCGTTTACAGTAAATACTCCTAATTCTGCTGTTATTTGGGATGTAGGTTCTACACAAAACATTACTTGGAATAATGGAACTACAAATCAGGCACCTATTAATTGTTCATCAGTAAATATTAGATTGTCTACAGATGGAGGAATTACTTTTCCTATTTTATTAAAAACCAATACATCAAATGATGGTTCAGAAAGTATTATAATTCCAGATAATGCAACTTCTAGTGCCAGAATTATGGTAGAAGCTGCAGATAATATTTTTTATAATGTAAATAGCACAAACTTTACTATAAAATCGACTACACCTACTTTTGTTCTAAATAATAGTAGTGGTACGCAAATTGCTTGTAATTCAGGAAACGAAACTATAGATTATACTTTAAATTTCGATTTTGTAAATGGTTTTTCAGAAACGGTTACACTTTCTGCAACTGGTCAGCCATCAGGATCTGCAGTAACATTTAATCCAACCACTATTAATAATGATGGTAATGTAACAATGTCGGTTTCTAATTTAGATGGTAAAACAGCCCAAGATTATATAATATCGGTTCTTGGATCATCAATAAGTGTTACTCAGAGTTTAGATGTAGATTTAAAATTAACATCACAAACATTTAATACTTTAAATCTAACTTCACCAACAAATGGTGCAACAAATATTGTTTTAACTGGAGATTTAATTTGGGATGCTAATTCAAATGCAACTTCATATGATGTCCAAATTGCAACAGAGGCAGGTTTTACAAATATTGTTTCTTCTGGTAATGTAGCTACAAACTTATATACAACAGATAATTTATCTGGGTTAACAGAGTATTTTTGGAGAGTAAAACCTAAAAATGATTGTGGAGAAGGTTCTTATTCTACTGTATATAGTTTTACAACATTCTCACCAAGTTATTGTGGGTCTACTTTTACAGATGATGCAGGTGGTGCAGAACATATACAAAACGTTACTTTTGGATCAATTAATAATACTTCTAACAATGATATTTTAGACGGTTATGAAGATTTTACAACTTTAAACACTAATGTTCTAAGAGGAGATACTAGCCAAATAAGTGTAACTTTTGATACAGCTGGATTCCAAGATCATTGCTATGTTTTTATAGATTGGAATCAAGATTTTATTTTTGATAATGATACAGAAAGATATGATTTAGGTTCAGAAACTGAAGATGTTGGTACACGAACTTTTAATATTACTGTGCCAAGTGATGCTAGGTTTGGACAAACAAGAATGAGAGTTATAATTGAATATGATGACCCTACAAATGGTTTTGGTTTGGGAGCTTGTGATTCAGATCATTTAACAGAATGGGGTGAAACCGAAGATTATTCTGTAACAGTTGCAGAAATAGGAGGATATTCTATCTTAACTACTTCAGAAACTTGCGTAGATGAAAATGATGGTATTATTCAAATAGAAAATAAGCAAGATAATCTTATAAGACAGTTGTTAATTACTGGGCCATCAACCAATATTAATCAATCATTTAATTCTAGTAATTTTAGTTTGTTTGATGTGGCTCCAGGAGATTATGAAATTTGTATTACCACAAATAGTTTAGAAATTACCAATTGTTTTGAGGTAACTATAAAAGAAGCTCAGCCAATTAGTTTAAAACTAACAACAGCAAAATCTTTAAATACATATTCGTTTAAAATTGAAGAAGGTACACCTCCCTTCAATGTATATTTAAATAGCGAACTTATTGCAGTTTCTAGTGAAAAGGAATTTGATTTAGAAATAAATAAAACTGGTAAACTAGAAGTAAAAACAGCTAAAGAATGTGAAGGTTTATTCAAAAAAAGTATTGGAGAAGTAATTTTAAAACAAAACCCAGTATCAAGTTTTATAGAATTACAGTTACCTATGGGCATTGAAAAGACTATGATTGAAACCACAGTTTTCGATATTAATGGTAAACTTATTTTTAGAAAAGAATTTAAAAGAGAAAATGATGTATTACAAATTCCTTTTAAAGAATATGTAAACGGATTTTACATTCTTAAATTATCGTTAGAAAACGCAACACCCATTAAAATTTTAAAACAATGA
- the pruA gene encoding L-glutamate gamma-semialdehyde dehydrogenase — MARGFFNVPVAVNEPVKGYAPESPEREELLATYKEMFNGSVDIPMHINGAEVRTGITKNVTPPHDHQHVVGQYHTAEKKHIDEAIETALAARQAWSSVSWMERASIFLKAAELLAGPYRAKMNAATMIAQSKNVHQAEIDAACEMIDFFRFNVQYMTDIFKDQPASAPGIWNRVEYRPLEGFVYAISPFNFTSIAANLPAAAALMGNVVVWKPSDHQAYSAQVIVDLFKEAGLPDGVINVVYGDPVMISDTCLSSPDFSGLHFTGSTFVFKELWKQIGANIHTYKTYPRIVGETGGKDFIWAHNSANPLQVATGITRGAFEYQGQKCSAASRAYIPTSIWGDVKEHLIAQTSELKMGSPENPDNFINAVIHEGSFDKIAKYIDEAKADDNAEIIIGGNYDKSVGYFIEPTVILAKSPTFSTMTTELFGPVMTVYVYEDAEWEASLKLVDESTEYALTGAIFSTDRYIVEQASKALENAAGNFYINDKPTGAVVGQQPFGGARASGTNDKAGSAQNLLRWTSVRLIKETFVTPTDYKYPFLG; from the coding sequence ATGGCAAGAGGATTTTTTAATGTTCCAGTTGCAGTAAATGAGCCTGTAAAAGGCTATGCACCTGAGTCTCCAGAAAGAGAAGAATTATTAGCAACTTATAAAGAAATGTTTAATGGTTCTGTAGATATACCAATGCATATTAATGGTGCAGAAGTTAGAACAGGTATCACAAAAAACGTTACACCTCCTCACGATCATCAACACGTAGTTGGGCAATATCATACAGCAGAAAAAAAACATATAGATGAAGCCATTGAAACTGCATTAGCTGCAAGACAAGCTTGGTCTTCTGTTTCTTGGATGGAAAGAGCATCTATCTTTTTAAAAGCTGCTGAGTTATTAGCAGGACCTTATAGAGCAAAAATGAATGCTGCAACAATGATTGCGCAATCTAAAAATGTACACCAAGCAGAAATTGATGCAGCTTGTGAAATGATCGATTTCTTTCGTTTTAACGTACAATATATGACTGATATTTTCAAAGATCAGCCAGCATCTGCTCCAGGAATCTGGAATAGAGTTGAATACAGACCGTTAGAAGGATTTGTTTATGCAATATCACCTTTTAACTTTACGTCTATTGCAGCAAATTTACCTGCAGCAGCAGCTTTAATGGGTAATGTTGTAGTTTGGAAACCTTCTGATCATCAAGCATATTCTGCACAAGTAATTGTAGATTTGTTTAAAGAAGCTGGTTTACCTGATGGAGTTATTAATGTTGTTTATGGAGATCCTGTAATGATTTCTGATACTTGTTTATCATCTCCAGATTTCTCTGGATTACATTTTACAGGTTCTACTTTTGTTTTTAAAGAATTATGGAAACAAATTGGTGCAAATATTCATACTTATAAAACATACCCGAGAATTGTTGGTGAAACTGGTGGTAAAGATTTTATTTGGGCTCATAACTCTGCAAACCCTTTACAAGTTGCAACAGGAATAACAAGAGGTGCTTTTGAATATCAAGGTCAAAAATGTTCTGCAGCTTCACGTGCTTATATTCCTACTTCTATTTGGGGCGATGTAAAAGAACACTTAATTGCACAGACATCAGAATTAAAAATGGGGTCACCAGAAAATCCTGATAACTTTATAAATGCTGTTATTCACGAAGGTTCTTTTGATAAAATTGCAAAATATATCGATGAAGCTAAAGCTGATGATAATGCAGAAATAATTATTGGTGGTAATTATGATAAATCTGTTGGTTATTTTATTGAGCCTACAGTAATACTTGCAAAATCGCCAACATTCTCTACAATGACTACTGAGCTTTTTGGCCCAGTAATGACAGTTTATGTTTACGAAGATGCAGAATGGGAAGCTTCTTTAAAATTAGTAGACGAATCTACAGAATACGCTTTAACAGGTGCAATTTTTTCTACGGATAGATATATTGTTGAACAAGCTTCTAAAGCATTAGAAAATGCTGCTGGAAACTTCTATATTAATGATAAGCCAACAGGAGCAGTTGTAGGTCAGCAACCATTTGGAGGAGCTAGAGCTTCTGGTACAAATGATAAAGCAGGTTCTGCACAAAACTTATTGAGATGGACATCTGTTAGGTTGATAAAAGAAACTTTTGTAACACCAACAGATTATAAATATCCTTTTTTAGGATAA